One segment of Choristoneura fumiferana chromosome 26, NRCan_CFum_1, whole genome shotgun sequence DNA contains the following:
- the LOC141442946 gene encoding uncharacterized protein, with protein sequence MSLKEFARNLGLRSVAEVTPEKRYRMRLSTKLARAADSETDKENIVQPKRRKLWNNDKEHFTSITSRSSGIKLRNIPKPALNEDSSKDTTDSDTEFKRKVREQFARKSKQRASAAERDKETTSTIVTEKEQRTTRSSIRGPGPLKEQNKSTENKEGKAVQAASSEDVRRTRSSDRVRVPVRALKEQNKGSDSSDSPFVTSKKESSPKKAAKETERNAGKANLKKTKKGKVEEGKVDERVEKMKSAVVRSMTAQPVKIRASSVPPGREYTSLEDHAIVAWVSTGDRSGGSTGTRSGGNCRPTTSGSLARIVRGTPSATATSATCCPPWGAWRCPATGQPAAGRRRRRATKDRRAPAPQLHLRRARRAVRVRPRRATPARTNPGPETPG encoded by the exons ATGTCTCTTAAAGAGTTTGCCAGGAATTTAGGGCTCCGCAGCGTGGCTGAGGTGACGCCAGAGAAGAGATACCGGATGCGTCTCAGCACCAAACTAGCCAGGGCTGCGGACTCTGAAACGGATAAAGAGAATATTGTCCAACCAAAGAGGCGAAAACTATGGAACAATGATAAGGAACACTTTACTAGCATTACATCGCGTTCAAGTGGAATCAAGCTGCGTAATATACCTAAGCCAGCTCTGAATGAAGACAGCTCGAAGGACACGACTGACTCCGACACAGAATTCAAAAGGAAGGTCAGAGAACAGTTCGCAAGAAAGTCGAAACAACGGGCGAGCGCCGCAGAACGGGATAAAGAAACTACAAGCACCATTGTGACAGAGAAAGAGCAGAGGACGACTCGGTCTTCTATCAGAGGTCCGGGACCTCTTAAAGAGCAGAACAAATCCACTGAAAATAAGGAAGGTAAAGCAGTACAAGCTGCTAGCTCAGAAGACGTCAGAAGAACTAGGTCCTCTGATAGAGTTAGAGTCCCGGTGAGAGCACTTAAAGAGCAAAATAAAGGGAGTGATTCTAGTGATAGTCCGTTTGTGACGTCAAAAAAAGAAAGCTCTCCAAAGAAAGCTGCGAAAGAGACAGAGCGGAATGCGGGAAAAGCTAATTTGAAGAAGACCAAGAAAGGCAAAGTTGAAGAAGGAAAGGTCGATGAAAGAGTTGAGAAGATGAAGTCGGCCGTTGTCAGAAGCATGACGGCGCAGCCTGTGAAAATTAGAGC GTCGAGCGTACCGCCGGGGCGCGAGTACACCAGTCTGGAGGACCACGCCATCGTGGCCTGGGTGTCGACGGGGGACCGGAGCGGAGGGTCAACGGGAACGCGCTCTGGCGGGAACTGCAGGCCGACTACAAGCGGATCACTGGCCAGG ATCGTTCGTGGCACTCCCTCCGCAACCGCTACCTCCGCTACGTGCTGCCCTCCCTGGGGCGCCTGGCGCTGCCCCGCAACAGGTCAGCCGGCTgcgggccgccgccgccgccg GGCAACTAAAGACCGGCGGGCCCCCGCGCCGCAACTCCATCTACGGCGCGCCCGTCGTGCGGTCCGCgtccgcccgcgccgcgcgacCCCCGCCCGAACAAACCCCGGCCCCGAAACGCCCGGCTGA